Proteins found in one Pelobates fuscus isolate aPelFus1 chromosome 10, aPelFus1.pri, whole genome shotgun sequence genomic segment:
- the LOC134575563 gene encoding zinc finger protein OZF-like, translated as MSTSMRIKMEESHSIKQENINVPILSTEQSDEVAFLSNSANKNDCNDTQTFEFQNGFKLDSDNVKQETVPKGDHNECSSNESEKSQQETHTEENLFPCMECGKLFYTQSQFLIHQRTHTGEKPFACSECGKCFAISSHLLSHKRIHTGERPFLCLFCRKGFITKSDLVKHQRIHTGEKPFACSECGKSFANSSNLITHQNIHTRERPFVCSVCKQSFLSNTELVKHETIHTGVGAFSCTECGKDFSCRSRLVTHQRSHTGEKPFSCPECGKCFAISAHLRAHERIHTGEKPFGCSECGKWFISKPDLVKHQRIHTGEKPFQCTECGKCFRSTSYLITHQKVHTGEKPFSCAQCGKCFSANFPLITHQRIHTGEKPFSCSVCGKSFSSNGNLAKHQRIHAETKPFVCSECGKCFAIKSYLVSHQRIHTGEKPFLCAYCGKSFANSSNFAMHQRIHSKQNK; from the coding sequence ATGAGTACATCTATGAGAATTAAGATGGAAGAATCACACTCCATCAAACAAGAAAATATAAATGTTCCCATTCTGTCTACTGAACAAAGTGACGAAGTTGCCTTTTTAAGTAATTCTGCAAATAAAAATGATTGTAATGACACTCAGACCTTTGAATTCCAGAATGGCTTTAAATTGGATTCTGATAATGTTAAGCAGGAGACTGTTCCCAAGGGAGATCATAATGAATGTTCTTCAAATGAATCTGAAAAATCACAGCAGGAAACACATACTGAGGAGAACCTGTTTCCATGTATGGAATGTGGAAAGTTGTTCTATACACAATCACAATTTCTCATTCATCAGAGAACTCATACTGGAGAGAAGCCGTTTGCatgctctgaatgtgggaaatgctttGCAATTAGTTCACATCTTCTTTCACATAAGAGAATTCATACTGGAGAAAGACCATTCCTATGTTTGTTTTGTAGAAAAGGCTTTATAACAAAGTCAGACCTTGTTAAACATCAGAGAATTCATACAGGAGAGAAGCCTTTTGCatgctctgaatgtgggaaaagTTTTGCAAATAGCTCAAATCTAATAACACATCAAAATATTCACACAAGAGAAAGACCATTTGTATGTTCTGTATGCAAACAAAGTTTTCTCAGTAACACTGAACTTGTTAAACATGAGACCATTCACACAGGAGTTGGAGCATTCTCTTGTACAGAGTGCGGAAAAGATTTCTCTTGCAGATCAAGGCTTGTGACGCATCAGCGGAGTCATactggagagaaaccattttcatgtcCTGAGTGTGGAAAGTGTTTTGCAATAAGTGCCCATCTTCGTGCCCATGAGAGAATTCACACTGGTGAAAAACCTTTTGGCTGTTCAGAATGTGGAAAATGGTTTATTAGCAAGCCAGATCTTGTTAAacatcagagaattcacacaggagagaagccgttTCAGTGTacagaatgtggaaaatgttttagaagTACTTCTTATCTTATTACTCATCAAAaggttcacacaggagagaaaccattttcttgTGCAcagtgtgggaaatgttttagtgcTAATTTTCCTCTGATCACACACCAGCGAATTCACACAGGGGAGAAGCCATTCTCATGTTCAGTATGTGGGAAGTCCTTTAGCAGCAATGGAAATCTTGCTAAGCATCAGAGAATACATGCTGAAACAAAACCATTtgtatgttctgaatgtggaaaatgttttgcgaTTAAGTCATATCTTGTTAGTCACCAGAGGATTCACACAGGCGAGAAACCGTTTTTATGTGCTTATTGTGGTAAAAGTTTTGCCAATAGCTCAAATTTTGCAATGCATCAAAGGATTCATTCAAAACAAAACAAGTAA